In a genomic window of Deltaproteobacteria bacterium:
- a CDS encoding deoxyribodipyrimidine photo-lyase gives MVGELRNPRPARVLNSAEIKSGPVIYWMRRDQRVHDNWALLFSQEQALKQGAPLLVVFCLVPRFLNAALKQYSFMIQGLQELPRNLAAQNSSGLAGISGRFPTPGQASPGLG, from the coding sequence ATGGTTGGTGAGCTTAGGAATCCCCGACCGGCAAGAGTTCTAAATTCGGCTGAAATTAAAAGTGGCCCGGTCATCTACTGGATGCGTCGGGATCAACGGGTCCATGATAATTGGGCCTTGCTCTTCTCTCAGGAACAAGCCTTAAAACAAGGGGCCCCGCTTTTGGTAGTTTTTTGCCTGGTACCGCGTTTCTTAAATGCTGCCTTAAAACAATACTCCTTTATGATCCAGGGGCTTCAGGAACTGCCACGGAACCTTGCCGCCCAAAATTCATCGGGCTTGGCCGGAATTTCTGGAAGATTTCCCACCCCGGGCCAGGCATCCCCAGGCCTAGGGTGA